The Streptomyces laurentii region CACGGCGTACGCCTCGCGCAGCTCGGCGCCGGTCACCTCGCTCAGTCCGAGGTGGCGGACCTTGCCCGCCCGCACCAGCTCCGCCATCGCGCCGACGGAGTCCGCCAGCGGGATGTCCGGGTCGCGGCGGTGCATGTAGTAGAGGTCGATGGTCTCGACGCCGAGTCGGCGCAGGCTGTTCTCGACGGCCTCGCGGATGTACGCGGGGTCGTTGCGGATGCCCCGGTGGTGCGGGGCGTCGGCGCGCCGCTCGATGGCGAACTTGGTGGCGAGGACGATCTCGTCGCGGTGCGCCGCGACGAACGGGGCGAGGAACTCCTCGTTGGCGCCCGAACCGTAGATGTCCGCGGTGTCGATGAGGGTGACACCGGCCTCCACGGTCGCTTCGAGGGTGTCGCGGGCGGCGGCCTCGTCGGTGTCGCCGTAGAACTCGCTGATGCCCATCGCGCCGAAGCCCTGGGCGCCCACCTCGGGTCCGTCGGGGCCGCCGAGGCGCACGGTGTCGATCCTGCCGGTGAAGTCGGTCGTGCTCATGAAGCCGTGCCTCCGAAGATGCTCTGGTAGTGATCGATCTTGAGGTCGAGCATGGAGAGGGCGTCCTGGAGCTCGGCGATCCGTTCCACGACGTGGTTCCGGGTGCCCTCCAGGAGCGCCCGGCGCTCCGCGTGGGTGTGGTCGCCCTCCCGGATCAGTTCCGCGTAACGCACCATGTCGGACACCGCCATTCCGGTCGTCCGCAGCTTGCCCACGAAGGTGAGCCAGTCCAGGTCGCGCGGGGTGAACCGGCGCTGGCCGGTGTGCGAGCGGTCCACGTGCGGCATCAGGCCGATCCGCTCGTACCAGCGCAGGGTGTGCGCGGACAGCCCGGTGAGGGCCGCCACCTCGCTGATGGTGTACCGCGCCGACGGATCGGTGCGCTGCGGCACCGGCTTCGCCGCCGGTGCCGGTGCCGCCGCCGGCACTGTCGCCGTCCGGCGCGTGCCGGTGCCCGTCAGGGTGTCCACGCTCGTGCTCTCGACCACGCTCATGTCCTCCACGCTAGATACT contains the following coding sequences:
- a CDS encoding aldo-keto reductase (Aldo-keto reductase [Streptomyces venezuelae ATCC10712];~Aldo-keto reductases (AKRs) are a superfamily of soluble NAD(P)(H) oxidoreductases whose chief purpose is to reduce aldehydes and ketones to primary and secondary alcohols. AKRs are present in all phyla and are of importance to both health and industrial...; cd06660;~Aldo/keto reductase family; pfam00248;~catalytic tetrad [active];~identified by MetaGeneAnnotator; putative) — its product is MSTTDFTGRIDTVRLGGPDGPEVGAQGFGAMGISEFYGDTDEAAARDTLEATVEAGVTLIDTADIYGSGANEEFLAPFVAAHRDEIVLATKFAIERRADAPHHRGIRNDPAYIREAVENSLRRLGVETIDLYYMHRRDPDIPLADSVGAMAELVRAGKVRHLGLSEVTGAELREAYAVHPITALQSEWSLFSRDVERSAVGAAADLGVTFVPYSPLGRGFLTGAFADATKDLSTSDFRRHQPRFSGENAERNAALLEPVRKIAAAHGVTPAQIALAWVQQRSAVHGLTVVPIPGTRKRARLLENAAATRITLTADELAALEPIAGQVAGDRYPDMSFTSVAREG
- a CDS encoding hypothetical protein (DNA binding residues [nucleotide binding];~Helix-Turn-Helix DNA binding domain of the MerR-like transcription regulators YyaN and YraB; cd01109;~Predicted transcriptional regulators [Transcription]; COG0789;~identified by MetaGeneAnnotator; putative;~putative dimer interface [polypeptide binding];~transcriptional regulator [Streptomyces sp. PAMC26508]) — translated: MSVVESTSVDTLTGTGTRRTATVPAAAPAPAAKPVPQRTDPSARYTISEVAALTGLSAHTLRWYERIGLMPHVDRSHTGQRRFTPRDLDWLTFVGKLRTTGMAVSDMVRYAELIREGDHTHAERRALLEGTRNHVVERIAELQDALSMLDLKIDHYQSIFGGTAS